From Chryseobacterium camelliae:
CTTCCTATTCCGATATAGGGGAGCGGCTGAACCTGAAACAGGCGATTTCCACTTTTGAAAAATCTCTTTTGGAAGAAATTTCCCTGATTAACGAAAAAGAAAATATCCTGCAGTTTGCAAGGAATTTTAAAAATGAACCTGAAACCTACGTCCCGAAGGTCTACGAGGAACTTTCCAATAACAATGTGCTGTGTATGGAGTTCATCGACGGGATCAAAGTAACGGATCTTTCCGGGCTTCGGAACCACGGGCTGGATCCGGTAAAAATATCCGAAGTAGGATTGAGGCTTTTCGTTTCCCAGATCCTGGATTACGGCTTTTTCCATGCAGACCCGCATGCCGGGAATATCCTGGTGAAAAAAGACGGAAAAGTAGTATTCATCGATTTTGGGGCTGTAGGTAAAATTCAGCCGAATGACAAGGAGATCCTGGAAGAGCTTATCGTAAGTTTCGTGGCTAAAAATGCACGCAAGATCGTACGGTCCCTCAAAAAAATGGCCATCAGGTATGAAATTCCCGATGAAAGAAAGTTTGAATCCGATGTACAGGAAATCATCAATTATATCCATAGTGCCTCATTGCAGGACATTGATGTGCAGGATATCATCAATACCATGAAGGACGTACTGCAGGAAAACCGCTTGTATATGCCCGGCTATTTCTACCTTTTGTTTAAAGGCATCAGCCTGATAGAAGGGGTAGGGCGCAACATCAATCCGGATCTGGATATCGTGAAAAGCCTGCATCCGTACACCAAAAAAATCCTTGCCCGGAAAATAAATCCTAAAAATCTTCTTAAAAGCGGGATGGACCGTATGATGGATTTTACAGACAGCGTAGATGAGATCCCACGAGAACTTCGGTCTGTCCTTCAGAAACTGGATGAGAATAAGTTCACCATTTCCAGCGAAATTAAGAATATGGATACCATCGGAAAGCTGATCAGGTCAAGCGTTACCAATATTATTTTAGCCATTGTACTGGGAGCCAACATCATTGCAACAGCCGTTGTTATGGTCTCGGAAAAAGGACCGAAAATAGGGGAGATGTCTTTGATTGCCATATTAGGATTTGTCTTTTCTGTTTTCCTGGTTCTGGTGCTTTTGCTGAGGGTTAACAGGAAATAAGGGATGAGTAAGTAGTAATGAGTAATCATTAGGCAATGTTGGTTTAAGGAATGATCGGGTTTAAAATTAAAATGTAGCGGTGGCTTGTGCAAGGTAATCAGGCTGCTGTGAATGACAAATAATTAATACCTATCTTTGCACCATGGAAAAACTCACTTTTGCAGATTTTGATCTTCCGGTTAAGATCCTTGATGTTTTGGCGGATATGGAATTGTTTGAGCCTACCCCTATTCAGGAAAAAAGCTTAAAACCTATACTTTCCGGAAGAGACGTTATGGGAATTGCCCAGACCGGAACCGGAAAGACCTTAGCTTACCTTTTACCGGTGCTCAAAACCTGGAAATATAATAAAAACGGCAATCCTACTGTTGTGATCCTGGTTCCTACTCGGGAACTCGTGGTACAGGTGACGGAAATTCTGGAAAAACTGACCGAAAATATTACGGCAAGAGTAATCGGTATCTATGGCGGGAAAAACATCAATACCCAAAAACTGTTGTTCAATGATGGCTGTGATATTCTGGTGGGAACACCGGGCAGGGTTATGGACTTAGCCATTGACAATGCCATTTCACTCAGGGAAGTCCAAAAGCTGATTATTGATGAGTTTGACGAAATGCTGAACCTGGGATTCAGGCCACAGCTGACCCATATTTTTGAAATGATGAAAGAGAAAAGGCAGAACATTCTTTTCTCCGCTACCATGACGGAAGCTGTAGACGAAATGCTGGACGAGTATTTTGCCAGTCCGGTAGAGATTTCTCTGGCCAAATCCGGAACTCCGCTGGAAAAAATAGAACAGTCTGCCTATAAGGTAGAAAACTTCAATACCAAGATCAATCTCCTCGAGCATTTGCTGAAAAACGATGCAGAAATGTCCAAGGTCCTGATTTTTAACAATAATAAAAGGCATGCCGATCTTTTATTCAACAAAATAGATGAGCTTTTCCCGGAGCAGTTTGATGTGATCCATTCCAATAAATCACAGAATTACAGGCTGAAAGCCATGAAAAGATTTGAAAATGAAGAAATCCGCGGGCTGATTACCA
This genomic window contains:
- a CDS encoding ABC1 kinase family protein encodes the protein MFDKQQRKLKRSARLISVLSKYGFRDLLARMNGGNKQEDAGGDVDLDSSKGTVYERIRMVLEELGPTFVKLGQSFSNREDLLPIELIRELEKLQDKVETVAMNVGEILENELDISVEDHFLEIDEKPLATASIAQVYRAVLKDGSPVILKIKKPNVQAVIEDDLLLIKDLEKLVSSYSDIGERLNLKQAISTFEKSLLEEISLINEKENILQFARNFKNEPETYVPKVYEELSNNNVLCMEFIDGIKVTDLSGLRNHGLDPVKISEVGLRLFVSQILDYGFFHADPHAGNILVKKDGKVVFIDFGAVGKIQPNDKEILEELIVSFVAKNARKIVRSLKKMAIRYEIPDERKFESDVQEIINYIHSASLQDIDVQDIINTMKDVLQENRLYMPGYFYLLFKGISLIEGVGRNINPDLDIVKSLHPYTKKILARKINPKNLLKSGMDRMMDFTDSVDEIPRELRSVLQKLDENKFTISSEIKNMDTIGKLIRSSVTNIILAIVLGANIIATAVVMVSEKGPKIGEMSLIAILGFVFSVFLVLVLLLRVNRK
- a CDS encoding DEAD/DEAH box helicase; its protein translation is MEKLTFADFDLPVKILDVLADMELFEPTPIQEKSLKPILSGRDVMGIAQTGTGKTLAYLLPVLKTWKYNKNGNPTVVILVPTRELVVQVTEILEKLTENITARVIGIYGGKNINTQKLLFNDGCDILVGTPGRVMDLAIDNAISLREVQKLIIDEFDEMLNLGFRPQLTHIFEMMKEKRQNILFSATMTEAVDEMLDEYFASPVEISLAKSGTPLEKIEQSAYKVENFNTKINLLEHLLKNDAEMSKVLIFNNNKRHADLLFNKIDELFPEQFDVIHSNKSQNYRLKAMKRFENEEIRGLITTDVMARGLDISDITHVINFEVPDVPEQYIHRIGRTGRADKDGKAITLVTKKEETLILDIELLMDKELKYLEFPEAVKINPKKIADEEEHIAMKNPAQVKLNDGGGAFHDKKDKNKKENWGGPSKRKAPKKFGANRAQQKAKSKSKRKK